The following are encoded together in the Candidatus Chromulinivoraceae bacterium genome:
- a CDS encoding type II secretion system protein codes for MNRFYFSTTKSTQKRSSGFTLIELLLYVAIVGGLLLSVSYFFAMAADSRLKNQTISEINQQGAAVMDYITQTIRNSTSISIPTRAGMAANLKLVVPTGTLSPTLFDTTSNTILGVSTDGGTTDNADKNSMNATRFTASATGTITTLYALLGPTVAASPNNMGQMAIYSGTSAPTTLIASSPSTILTPSAWNAFIIAPTAVTSGQTYWLVYNNNGLLAADNNLRFSTTGTGIYLAQTFGTWPATWSGGTTSSDLNSMYAPINSISSVSSLRVTEGAGSPVSLTNSKVQINGLTFKNLSPAGTPGVVQISFTLTRFNPSSKNEYDYQKTFTGSAEVQW; via the coding sequence ATGAATAGGTTTTATTTTTCTACAACCAAAAGTACGCAGAAGAGAAGTTCTGGCTTTACGCTTATAGAACTACTGCTCTACGTTGCAATTGTCGGTGGTTTGCTTCTATCTGTATCGTACTTTTTTGCGATGGCTGCCGACTCGAGACTGAAGAATCAAACCATTTCGGAGATCAACCAGCAGGGTGCGGCGGTAATGGATTATATCACTCAAACGATCCGCAATTCGACATCTATCTCGATACCAACACGAGCTGGTATGGCAGCTAATCTGAAACTTGTTGTGCCGACTGGTACGCTAAGTCCGACGCTATTTGATACAACAAGCAACACAATTCTGGGCGTTAGTACGGATGGTGGAACGACAGATAATGCGGATAAGAACTCAATGAATGCGACAAGGTTCACTGCGTCGGCAACAGGGACTATAACAACTCTCTATGCTCTTCTTGGTCCGACAGTGGCGGCGAGTCCAAACAATATGGGACAGATGGCTATCTATAGTGGCACGTCAGCTCCGACAACACTGATCGCAAGTAGTCCTTCAACGATACTCACCCCGAGCGCGTGGAACGCGTTTATTATAGCCCCGACGGCGGTGACGAGTGGACAGACATACTGGCTTGTCTACAACAATAATGGGTTACTTGCTGCCGACAACAATCTTCGGTTCAGTACCACGGGTACGGGTATATACCTGGCACAGACGTTCGGAACGTGGCCAGCTACTTGGTCTGGGGGGACAACAAGTTCTGACTTGAACTCAATGTATGCGCCAATTAATAGTATAAGCAGTGTCAGCTCACTGAGGGTCACGGAGGGCGCTGGATCCCCTGTGTCACTCACGAATAGTAAAGTACAGATTAACGGACTTACCTTCAAGAATCTCTCACCAGCGGGAACGCCAGGGGTTGTTCAGATTAGCTTTACTCTGACTCGTTTTAATCCAAGCTCCAAAAATGAGTATGATTATCAGAAGACCTTTACGGGGTCGGCGGAGGTGCAGTGGTGA
- a CDS encoding beta-propeller domain-containing protein, which yields MPKGWLIIKAFIRRTLASPLRSQGGFSLVEVLLAAVIFGFLTTGLIGAIVYGRTATGGAGDRVRALQMADEGLQAVKDMRDVTYANLVVGTYGLTQTSGLWAFSGTSDTNGIYTRQIVIAAAGTNRKSVTSTVTWTEQNGVTGTVTATDQLSNWLPNIKLWSNAIQAGGIAITGGNAAVKVRTQGNYAYTVVSTAGTANFAVTNISNPAAPTIVSAITLPSSEVPTNIFVSGTKAYVTCTHATAELVIVDITNPAAPTQVGSYTPAGTADGKAIFVSGTTAYFGRTSNAGVAELSILNVSNPAAPTLIGSYGPNVTIFQIYVSGNYAYLATSATNKGLIVVNITTPSSPTLASAFQLPNVLGGTSVTGFGTNVLVGSATTLYAISVTTPTAPSVTGSFTVIATITDLDVDITNQFAFAANASTSTGLQVVNIANLAAMALSKSATTTAGVNGISYDKSLDVAAGASASTTLESIVFTRN from the coding sequence ATGCCAAAGGGATGGTTAATTATTAAGGCGTTTATCCGACGTACTCTAGCATCTCCCTTGAGATCTCAGGGCGGTTTTTCTCTTGTTGAGGTGCTACTTGCTGCGGTTATTTTTGGATTCTTAACAACAGGACTTATTGGTGCAATTGTCTACGGTCGCACCGCAACGGGTGGCGCAGGAGATCGAGTACGTGCCCTACAGATGGCGGACGAAGGTCTTCAGGCGGTGAAGGATATGCGTGATGTTACGTATGCTAACCTTGTTGTTGGTACGTATGGTCTAACGCAAACATCTGGGCTATGGGCATTTTCGGGTACATCTGACACCAACGGAATATACACGCGTCAGATTGTCATTGCTGCTGCGGGCACAAACCGCAAGTCGGTGACAAGCACGGTTACTTGGACGGAGCAGAATGGGGTCACCGGGACGGTAACTGCAACGGATCAACTCAGCAACTGGCTGCCCAATATAAAATTATGGTCAAATGCTATTCAAGCAGGGGGTATTGCAATTACAGGAGGGAACGCAGCAGTTAAGGTTCGTACCCAAGGGAACTACGCATACACTGTTGTTAGTACCGCCGGTACTGCTAACTTTGCCGTGACGAATATCTCTAATCCAGCCGCCCCAACTATCGTCAGTGCGATTACGTTACCTTCTAGTGAAGTACCGACAAATATATTTGTGAGCGGGACCAAGGCTTATGTTACGTGCACACACGCAACGGCAGAGCTTGTTATTGTGGATATCACCAACCCTGCAGCACCGACGCAAGTCGGGTCGTATACTCCTGCGGGTACAGCTGACGGTAAAGCGATATTTGTGAGTGGCACGACGGCCTACTTTGGCAGAACATCCAATGCTGGTGTGGCCGAACTAAGCATTCTCAATGTCTCCAATCCAGCTGCTCCAACGCTGATTGGCTCTTATGGTCCTAACGTCACGATATTCCAAATATATGTGTCGGGTAACTACGCCTACCTTGCAACAAGTGCGACAAATAAGGGGTTAATCGTCGTGAATATCACGACGCCAAGTAGCCCGACGCTTGCGAGCGCATTTCAGCTTCCTAATGTTCTTGGTGGTACGTCGGTAACGGGATTTGGCACGAACGTGTTGGTCGGGAGTGCGACGACGCTCTATGCTATTAGCGTGACAACTCCCACTGCGCCGTCAGTTACAGGGTCGTTTACTGTGATCGCAACGATTACTGACTTAGACGTTGATATCACAAACCAGTTTGCTTTTGCGGCGAATGCTAGTACATCGACGGGTCTCCAGGTGGTAAATATAGCGAACCTGGCAGCAATGGCGCTCTCTAAATCAGCAACAACAACTGCTGGTGTTAACGGTATTAGTTATGATAAATCGCTTGACGTTGCTGCTGGTGCTAGTGCTTCAACAACATTAGAGTCCATCGTCTTTACGAGGAACTAA
- a CDS encoding type II secretion system protein, producing the protein MAIRHKERGFTVIELLLSVAIVTMLAGLSLPIYISFQNRNNLDISTQSIADMLRRAQVYSRSVTGDSPWGVEIQPTVATLFKGSSFAGRNTAFDETQPIDNSTTISGLTEVLFTKFTAAPGTTGTITLSATPVDTRTITINAKGMVNY; encoded by the coding sequence GTGGCAATTAGACATAAAGAGCGTGGATTTACGGTCATTGAGCTTCTGCTGTCAGTTGCAATTGTTACTATGCTCGCCGGCCTATCATTGCCAATCTATATATCGTTTCAAAATCGGAATAATCTTGATATATCGACGCAGTCAATTGCAGATATGCTACGGCGTGCACAGGTCTATTCTCGAAGCGTGACAGGAGACAGTCCATGGGGGGTCGAGATACAACCAACAGTCGCGACTCTTTTTAAGGGATCTAGTTTTGCGGGGCGTAATACAGCGTTTGATGAAACACAGCCGATCGATAATTCGACGACAATTAGTGGCCTAACAGAGGTGCTCTTCACGAAATTCACCGCAGCCCCAGGAACGACAGGAACAATAACTCTGTCAGCTACCCCTGTCGATACGAGGACAATAACCATCAATGCCAAAGGGATGGTTAATTATTAA
- a CDS encoding type II secretion system F family protein → MSKAPRSRKIQRFHIRSKDRESFTSNLALLLRAGVPIGEAFQSMREVSGSKPLNQALTQMQADVEEGMQLWKSLDRSGIVSGQTLALVQLGEQAGRLVDNLRVAAKQEEKQRVFKSKIRSALLYPTFVLSVTGLVGIGVSWFLLPRLAQTFSQLKLNLPLISQILIGFGTFLQNNGIWAVPGGLVIIILLCYLLFANPKTKGLGQRLMYRIPGVSKLLYEVEIARFGYLLGTLLSAGLSVTQALQLLYDASSSVRYRKFYLYLKGAFEDGYSFKESLMKYKEAKKLLPPAIQQMIIAGERSAALPETLTEIGNIYEERADVSTQSLEVVLEPILLVLVAGGVLMVAVAVILPIYSLVGGLGT, encoded by the coding sequence ATGTCTAAAGCTCCGCGTTCGAGAAAGATACAGCGATTCCATATTAGGTCAAAAGATCGCGAATCGTTTACTTCTAACCTTGCCCTATTGCTAAGGGCAGGCGTTCCAATTGGTGAAGCGTTTCAATCAATGCGTGAAGTGAGCGGTTCGAAGCCGCTTAACCAGGCGTTGACGCAAATGCAAGCGGATGTTGAAGAGGGTATGCAACTCTGGAAGTCACTTGATCGAAGTGGTATTGTGTCGGGTCAGACACTCGCGCTTGTTCAACTTGGTGAACAAGCGGGGAGGCTTGTCGATAATTTAAGGGTGGCAGCTAAACAGGAAGAAAAACAACGTGTTTTTAAATCCAAGATTCGCTCGGCGCTTCTTTATCCTACGTTCGTGCTAAGCGTCACTGGACTTGTTGGTATCGGCGTATCATGGTTCTTGCTCCCTCGCCTTGCGCAGACATTTTCTCAATTAAAACTTAACCTTCCGCTAATCTCACAAATATTGATTGGTTTTGGTACCTTCTTGCAGAATAACGGCATTTGGGCTGTTCCTGGCGGATTGGTGATAATCATACTTCTATGTTATCTTTTATTTGCAAATCCGAAGACAAAAGGGCTTGGCCAGCGCCTGATGTACCGTATCCCAGGTGTTTCGAAATTGTTATACGAGGTGGAAATTGCTCGATTCGGCTATCTTCTTGGTACGTTACTTAGCGCGGGTTTGTCTGTTACACAGGCTCTCCAGTTGCTTTATGATGCCAGTTCATCGGTTCGGTATAGGAAATTTTATCTTTATCTAAAAGGCGCATTTGAAGATGGGTATAGTTTCAAAGAAAGCCTGATGAAATACAAGGAAGCAAAGAAACTTCTTCCTCCGGCAATTCAACAAATGATCATCGCCGGTGAACGATCAGCTGCCTTACCTGAGACGTTGACTGAAATTGGCAATATCTATGAGGAAAGAGCCGATGTATCTACTCAGAGCTTGGAGGTGGTGCTGGAGCCGATCCTTCTCGTTCTGGTTGCAGGAGGCGTCCTTATGGTTGCTGTCGCGGTCATTCTTCCTATCTATAGTCTTGTAGGTGGTCTCGGAACATGA
- a CDS encoding type II/IV secretion system protein — MGVYPSIDKIKSVLLQESYISEEDSKAAEATAHDSAGYVDYLIRAELLSKALLGQALAEGYKLPFADLSINPLSKEDVANITEDVARENRVVFVKATDTMAVLATDTPDKVDIGKLSPLFPGKKIGLAFTLPEYIENSFSLYEQPLETRFSQIIGTGQRVAPEIVDEIIKDAISYRASDIHFEPQVDIVNVRFRVDGSLREAGRVPKEYYDNILNRVKVESGMRIDEHYTAQDGALQRVYDNFKVDLRVSLVPTVEGEKVVMRILGSYVQDYTLADIGLDEAHRDALQSYATKPFGMILTVGPTGSGKSTTLYAIVKLLNKPNVNITSIEDPVEYKMTGVNQIQVREQSELTFAKGLRAIVRQDPNIILVGEIRDRETAEISVNAALTGHLLLSTFHSNDAATAIPRLVEMGIEPFLLASTLEVVIAQRLVRKICEHCRYSLPVAEALAGLKIKNIGLVERYFSKEDSVYAGKGCGVCNDTGYAGRSALFEFIEVTPEMQDLIIKSPSTREIEALARMQGGKPMFEDGISKVKSGVTSLEEVVRVVEPPREMK, encoded by the coding sequence GTGGGTGTGTATCCGAGTATCGATAAAATAAAGTCAGTCTTGCTTCAGGAAAGTTATATTTCTGAAGAAGATAGTAAGGCCGCTGAAGCAACAGCACACGATAGTGCGGGGTATGTTGATTATTTGATTCGTGCTGAACTCTTAAGTAAAGCATTACTTGGTCAAGCACTCGCTGAGGGCTATAAACTTCCATTCGCTGATTTGAGTATCAATCCTTTATCTAAAGAGGACGTCGCGAACATTACTGAAGACGTTGCCCGTGAGAATCGTGTCGTGTTTGTTAAAGCGACAGATACAATGGCTGTTCTTGCAACAGATACGCCGGATAAGGTAGATATAGGTAAACTTTCGCCCCTCTTTCCTGGAAAGAAGATTGGTCTGGCGTTTACGCTACCCGAATATATTGAGAATAGTTTCAGTCTCTATGAACAACCTCTTGAAACAAGGTTTTCTCAGATTATTGGGACGGGTCAGCGGGTAGCTCCTGAAATTGTTGATGAGATTATTAAAGACGCGATCTCTTATAGGGCATCAGATATTCACTTTGAGCCGCAGGTGGATATAGTCAACGTTCGTTTTCGTGTAGACGGGAGTCTGCGTGAAGCAGGAAGGGTGCCGAAAGAGTATTACGATAACATCCTTAATCGAGTAAAAGTTGAGAGTGGCATGCGCATCGATGAGCACTATACAGCTCAGGACGGCGCATTGCAGCGCGTCTATGATAATTTTAAGGTAGATCTTCGAGTCTCCCTTGTACCAACAGTAGAGGGTGAAAAAGTAGTGATGCGTATTCTTGGATCGTATGTCCAAGACTATACGCTTGCGGATATTGGTTTGGATGAGGCACATCGAGATGCGTTGCAGTCATATGCAACAAAACCTTTCGGGATGATTCTTACGGTTGGGCCAACGGGATCGGGCAAGTCGACGACACTCTATGCGATCGTAAAGCTCTTAAACAAACCTAATGTTAATATTACGAGTATTGAAGATCCGGTTGAGTATAAAATGACTGGCGTAAACCAAATTCAGGTACGCGAGCAGTCCGAGCTCACATTTGCAAAAGGTCTACGAGCAATTGTTCGTCAAGATCCAAATATTATACTTGTTGGTGAGATTCGCGATAGGGAAACAGCAGAGATATCCGTTAATGCTGCGTTGACCGGTCATCTGCTACTTTCAACATTTCACTCTAATGATGCGGCGACGGCTATTCCTCGTCTCGTCGAGATGGGAATAGAGCCATTTCTTCTTGCCTCAACCCTTGAAGTCGTCATTGCACAGCGTCTGGTTCGTAAAATATGTGAACATTGTCGCTATAGTCTTCCCGTTGCCGAGGCTTTGGCCGGCTTAAAGATTAAGAATATTGGCCTTGTTGAGCGATACTTCTCAAAAGAGGATAGTGTTTACGCCGGCAAGGGTTGTGGTGTGTGTAATGATACCGGGTACGCTGGTCGCAGTGCACTTTTCGAATTTATTGAAGTAACTCCCGAGATGCAGGACCTCATTATTAAGAGTCCATCTACTCGCGAGATCGAGGCACTCGCGCGTATGCAGGGTGGCAAACCAATGTTTGAAGATGGTATTTCAAAGGTGAAGAGCGGCGTCACCTCCCTTGAAGAAGTTGTGCGAGTGGTCGAACCGCCACGCGAGATGAAGTAA
- a CDS encoding response regulator: MADSQKHILIVEDERPLSHALELKLQHEGFTVVVATNGQECLDLVDKEKFDVLLLDLIMPVMDGFQVLEALKAKKNAPSAVFVLSNLSQHEDEARVVALGAKKFFIKSDTPLTTIIDEVRKI, from the coding sequence ATGGCTGATAGTCAGAAACACATCTTAATTGTCGAGGATGAACGACCTCTCTCGCATGCGCTTGAACTTAAACTGCAGCATGAGGGATTTACTGTTGTCGTTGCAACGAACGGCCAGGAGTGTCTCGATCTTGTTGATAAAGAAAAGTTCGACGTCTTACTTCTTGATCTTATTATGCCCGTCATGGATGGATTTCAGGTGCTCGAGGCGTTAAAGGCGAAAAAGAATGCTCCATCGGCGGTGTTCGTGCTATCTAATTTGAGCCAACATGAAGATGAGGCGCGTGTAGTTGCGCTTGGCGCCAAGAAATTCTTTATTAAGTCTGATACGCCGCTAACGACTATTATTGATGAGGTGCGGAAGATCTAA
- a CDS encoding response regulator, with product MSKENPTIMVVEDETLLLQAISKKLKNSGLDVISCASGRQAVDYLESLDELPDAIWLDYYLKDMNGLAFMLELKQNPKWEHLPVLVVSNSASPDKVHHMLALGAKKYILKADYRLDEIIQMIRSFIDGTSDEESLAASTVSKV from the coding sequence ATGTCTAAAGAAAATCCAACGATTATGGTAGTTGAAGATGAAACACTTTTACTACAAGCGATTAGTAAAAAGCTTAAAAACTCCGGCCTCGATGTTATCTCGTGTGCGAGCGGTAGACAAGCAGTCGATTATCTAGAAAGTCTCGACGAGCTTCCTGATGCTATTTGGCTCGACTACTATCTAAAAGATATGAATGGTCTTGCGTTTATGTTGGAACTTAAACAAAATCCAAAATGGGAACACCTTCCCGTTCTTGTCGTCAGTAACTCGGCCAGTCCTGACAAGGTACACCATATGTTGGCGCTTGGTGCAAAGAAGTATATTTTAAAGGCTGATTATCGATTAGACGAGATCATCCAAATGATTCGTAGTTTTATCGACGGTACGAGTGACGAAGAGTCTTTAGCTGCAAGTACTGTGTCAAAAGTGTGA
- a CDS encoding ATP-binding protein gives MSSNAVGVYKKLSIGAKLTLALLFFGSITGVAIVYFQIQSVNTIESSFASLISHDFAQIGALDQIKVSLLEIEGTALRKQQTTLPEINNSLQTIQNQIKASGKTYQDNLDSSDKAQGALSIAIISGYVNRLVTDALALHSTGNQLSAAQYKTQEDQLLSDVDTASQTVSDIGTSARQRVDINNSVINTFASNELHTTVIATIIAVVFLVVAGSLIANRLGRSIAKLKVGAQRVANGDFSEMVQVTSHDEIGQLAATFNQMSTRLRESYRRLAVEKQRDEAIMQSMGEGLIAIDEKGAIVLINQVAASFIGVEDKAAAVGQSITDVFKLYSQDDKSDMPIAESERPSTKALASGESIEELLVIHGVDTKKHLMNVGAYPIELDDKVIGAIVMLRDVTKEKEVDRMKTEFISLASHQLRTPLSAIKWFTEMLIAGDAGELKADQMEFAKNISDSTERMIALVNALLNISRMESGRIMVDPKPTDLRELVTGITNDLKAKIEEKQQTLIISIHEELPKINLDPRLIGQVYLNLLTNALKYTQKGGEISVFISKKDDQVVSQVTDNGYGIPKDQQGRLFQKFFRASNAVKVETDGTGLGLYLIKSIVESSGGKIWFESEEGKGTSFWFSMPLSGMKAKEGEVTLDN, from the coding sequence ATGAGTAGTAATGCCGTGGGCGTGTACAAGAAACTCTCAATCGGAGCTAAGCTAACGCTTGCGTTGCTATTCTTTGGTTCAATAACTGGTGTTGCAATCGTCTATTTCCAGATACAATCCGTAAACACGATTGAGAGCAGCTTCGCTAGTCTTATTAGCCATGATTTTGCGCAAATAGGAGCATTGGATCAGATTAAGGTCTCACTTCTAGAGATCGAAGGTACGGCGCTTCGTAAGCAACAAACGACATTGCCTGAGATCAATAATTCTCTACAGACTATCCAAAATCAAATCAAAGCGTCTGGAAAAACATACCAGGATAATCTAGACTCATCCGATAAAGCTCAAGGTGCCTTGTCTATTGCGATAATCTCAGGTTACGTCAACCGTCTCGTGACGGATGCGCTTGCACTACATTCTACAGGTAATCAGTTGTCCGCAGCGCAGTATAAAACCCAGGAAGACCAGTTATTGAGCGACGTCGATACGGCAAGCCAGACTGTGAGTGATATCGGCACGAGTGCTCGTCAACGCGTCGACATCAACAATAGCGTAATTAACACATTTGCTAGTAATGAGTTGCACACGACCGTCATTGCTACGATCATCGCGGTAGTCTTTCTCGTCGTAGCTGGATCGCTAATTGCTAATCGTCTTGGGAGGTCCATCGCAAAGTTGAAAGTAGGTGCTCAACGGGTTGCAAACGGAGACTTCTCTGAGATGGTGCAGGTCACGTCTCACGACGAGATAGGGCAACTGGCAGCAACCTTTAACCAAATGTCAACGCGCCTACGGGAATCATATCGAAGACTTGCTGTTGAGAAGCAACGTGACGAAGCGATTATGCAGAGTATGGGCGAGGGTCTAATTGCAATTGACGAAAAAGGTGCAATCGTGCTCATCAATCAGGTTGCGGCCAGTTTCATAGGAGTTGAAGACAAGGCTGCAGCTGTAGGACAGTCTATTACGGATGTCTTTAAACTATATAGTCAAGATGACAAGTCAGATATGCCTATAGCTGAATCTGAGCGTCCTAGTACTAAGGCGCTTGCTTCTGGCGAGTCTATTGAAGAACTTCTTGTTATTCATGGAGTGGACACCAAAAAACATCTCATGAATGTAGGCGCCTATCCAATCGAACTTGACGATAAGGTGATAGGTGCTATCGTGATGCTTCGAGATGTTACTAAAGAAAAAGAAGTGGATCGTATGAAGACTGAGTTTATTTCGCTCGCATCGCATCAGTTACGCACACCGCTCTCTGCTATTAAATGGTTTACTGAGATGCTTATTGCCGGCGATGCTGGTGAGCTAAAGGCGGACCAGATGGAGTTTGCTAAGAACATATCCGACTCTACGGAGCGAATGATTGCTCTTGTTAATGCGCTACTCAACATATCACGTATGGAATCTGGTCGCATTATGGTCGATCCTAAACCTACGGATCTTCGGGAACTTGTAACGGGTATCACAAATGACTTGAAAGCAAAGATCGAGGAAAAACAACAGACGCTGATCATTAGTATTCACGAGGAACTACCTAAGATTAATCTTGATCCCAGACTTATCGGGCAAGTGTATCTTAACTTGCTGACAAATGCGCTTAAGTATACGCAAAAAGGGGGTGAGATATCAGTCTTTATATCAAAGAAAGACGATCAGGTTGTTTCTCAGGTGACTGATAACGGATACGGCATCCCTAAAGACCAGCAAGGGAGATTGTTTCAGAAGTTCTTTAGGGCGAGTAATGCCGTAAAGGTTGAGACTGACGGTACTGGGCTTGGTCTCTACCTAATTAAATCTATCGTTGAATCTTCAGGTGGAAAAATATGGTTTGAAAGTGAAGAAGGAAAAGGAACGTCGTTTTGGTTTAGTATGCCACTAAGTGGTATGAAGGCTAAAGAAGGTGAGGTGACCCTTGACAACTAG
- a CDS encoding ATP-binding protein, whose amino-acid sequence MLTGLSELAGACAFIMNIFGLRTQHRYVIARSAFLIITLAVIMLTHLSGDTQATGLFWLILYVASAFILTSRRQGIWWIVGFFLTTILILVMRRFGIISTPYSFIDTRQILVTLPVAVVGISTYQYFQRKVKIQTDKGREALLEQKIRAETVLENVSEGVIAIDSKKRIILMNKASQDMLGWTFDEVAGKDFTEIVPALDEAGNVIQSNKRPVHKMLNSSSGLSQTMIYRRRNGTTFPVSMFGRSIVVNGKVLGVIGTFRDISEEQELEATKSEFVTLASHQLRTPISTIRWVSEMLLSGDVGVLSQEQWDYVNQIYTSNQRSVSIVDSLLLASTMEIGAISVRPEPVNLINLTHDLVDWLTQIFAAVKGQHVSEHYPHNLPKIDLDPELMRTILEAILTNAIKYTPNRGKISVTIIRSDMKISPKSKGSVSISITDTGYGIPKDQQKKVFAKLFRATNIKTRDTDGTGLGLHVANMIIKQVGGQIHFESRENEGSTFTITLPLEGMVAHE is encoded by the coding sequence ATGTTAACTGGGCTGTCAGAGCTTGCAGGTGCATGTGCTTTTATCATGAATATATTCGGGCTACGAACGCAACATCGTTATGTGATTGCTCGCAGTGCTTTTTTAATCATTACTCTTGCCGTAATCATGTTGACACATCTAAGCGGAGATACCCAGGCAACGGGATTATTTTGGCTCATACTCTACGTCGCGAGTGCGTTCATTCTTACAAGTAGAAGGCAGGGGATATGGTGGATTGTAGGATTTTTTCTCACGACTATATTGATACTCGTGATGCGTCGTTTTGGTATTATCTCAACTCCATATTCGTTTATTGATACTAGGCAGATTCTTGTGACGCTACCTGTTGCGGTCGTAGGAATATCCACATATCAGTATTTTCAGAGGAAAGTAAAGATACAGACGGACAAGGGGCGGGAAGCTCTACTAGAGCAAAAGATTCGTGCTGAGACTGTACTCGAAAACGTAAGTGAAGGCGTTATTGCTATTGATTCGAAAAAACGTATCATTCTCATGAACAAAGCGTCCCAGGATATGTTAGGCTGGACATTTGATGAGGTGGCTGGGAAAGACTTTACGGAGATTGTACCCGCATTAGATGAGGCGGGTAATGTCATTCAATCAAATAAGCGACCTGTACATAAGATGCTCAATAGTTCATCTGGTCTTTCACAGACAATGATCTATCGGCGAAGAAACGGCACGACATTCCCTGTATCGATGTTTGGTCGATCGATTGTTGTTAATGGTAAAGTTCTAGGCGTTATAGGAACATTTCGCGATATTAGCGAGGAACAGGAACTTGAGGCAACGAAAAGCGAGTTCGTTACCCTTGCCTCTCACCAGCTGCGTACGCCAATCTCAACTATTAGATGGGTAAGCGAGATGCTTCTATCTGGTGACGTCGGTGTTCTCAGTCAAGAGCAATGGGATTATGTTAATCAGATATACACAAGCAACCAACGTTCTGTTTCTATAGTCGACTCTCTGTTGCTTGCTTCTACAATGGAAATCGGAGCAATAAGCGTTCGTCCTGAGCCTGTTAACCTCATTAATCTCACACATGATCTTGTTGATTGGCTGACGCAAATTTTCGCTGCAGTTAAAGGGCAACACGTGAGCGAGCACTACCCTCACAATTTGCCAAAAATAGATCTAGATCCCGAGTTGATGAGAACAATACTCGAGGCGATACTTACGAATGCAATTAAGTACACCCCTAACCGTGGCAAGATATCTGTGACTATCATAAGGAGCGATATGAAGATATCACCAAAGAGTAAGGGTAGTGTCTCGATCTCTATAACAGATACTGGTTATGGTATTCCCAAGGATCAACAAAAAAAGGTCTTTGCAAAGTTATTTCGAGCAACTAATATAAAAACAAGAGATACCGATGGTACTGGATTAGGGCTGCACGTGGCGAATATGATTATAAAACAAGTTGGCGGGCAGATTCATTTTGAATCAAGAGAAAACGAGGGTAGTACGTTTACGATTACACTTCCCCTAGAAGGTATGGTTGCACATGAGTAG